The Microbacterium luteum nucleotide sequence ATCGCGGATGTCGTTCGTGATCCGTTCGACGGCATCGGGAAACCCGAACCGCTCCGTCACGTTCTTTCCGGCGCCTGGTCTCGTCGCATCGACGAGAAGAACCGACTCGTCTATTACGTGACCGATGACCACATCGTCATACTGCAGGCGCGAGACCACTACTGAATCACAGGGGCGCGGATGCCGGTCCATCAGCGGGCGACCAAGTTCTCAAGTCGCCGGTCGTGCAGGCTGCGTACTCCTCGCGGGGCCGCGAGGGATGGCGGCGCTCATGAGGTGACGGGCTCGTCGTTAGTCTCGGAGGGTGCTGATTTCGGTTGATGATCCGAGGGCGGCCGACGTGCTCGCGCTGCTTGAAGAGCATCTGCGGGACATGTTCGAGACAGCGCCAGCGGAGAGCGTGCATGCGCTTGACCCTGATGCGCTCGCGCATCCGAGCATCACGTTCTGGAGTGTGCGTGACGCCGAAACCGGCGTGCTGCTCGGCATCGGGGCATTGAAGCAGCACGACGCCGCGATGGGTGAGCTCAAATCGATGCGCACGAGCA carries:
- a CDS encoding Txe/YoeB family addiction module toxin; protein product: MTRSLAFDPNGWEDYVYWQTQDRKTLKRINLLIADVVRDPFDGIGKPEPLRHVLSGAWSRRIDEKNRLVYYVTDDHIVILQARDHY
- a CDS encoding GNAT family N-acetyltransferase, with product MLISVDDPRAADVLALLEEHLRDMFETAPAESVHALDPDALAHPSITFWSVRDAETGVLLGIGALKQHDAAMGELKSMRTSIAARGRGVASAVLTAILQECRARGYREVNLETGTQDHFAPARALYAKYGFRIRGPFADYVEDPNSAYFRLSV